TCGGGCGCACCCAATCTGAGCACCTCGACGAGGGAAAGGATCGAGTCAGCGTTCTCCGGTCGTTGTCTCGGCGTTTCTGAGATCGAGCAAATCCTTGCGCTCATCACTCAGGACTACATATTCCGTGGCTTTGTCACCACACGCGCCTACCTGCCGCAGCAGGACCTAAGCACAGGTCAGCTCGAGATCCTCGTCATCGAAGGCGTCATCGAGAAAATTCTGCTGGAGGATGGTGCAGAGGGCAGCGTCAGGGCATCCAACGCCTTCCCGGTCTCGGCTGGGGAGTTGCTGAACCTGCGGGACATCGAGCAGGGCATGGAGCAGATCAACCGCCTTGCATCCAACAACGCCGTGATGGACATCCGTCCGGGAGACGCCCCTGGCGGCAGCGTCGTCGCTGTCCGCAATGAACCGACCACGCCGTTTCACGCCTCGCTGTCGTACGACAACCAGGGCTCGAAGTCCACGGGTGACGAACAATACGGCGTCAGCCTTAGCGCCGACCGCCTGTTCGGACTGAACGAGTTTCTGCTGTACTCCCACCGTCAGTCCGCGCCTCACGATGAAGATCGCAAGCTGTCGGAGAGCAACAGCCTGACCTTCGTTCTGCCGCTTGGATACTCGACCTTCACCTTCACCAAGAGCGAATCGCGCTACGTCAGCATGGTCAATGCCCCGAGCGGGCTCGACCTGCAAACGAGTGGTACCAGCGAGAGCGATATCTGGCGTCTGGATCGGACAGTGTTTCGTGATCAGACGAGCCGAGTCGGCCTCGCAGGCACCCTCACCATGAAGTCGTCGAAGAACTACCTCGAGGGACTTCTGCTCGGTGTCAGCAGCAGGCGTCTTTCAATCTTCGATCTCGATACCACGCTCACGACCGGCTTTCTGGGTGGTTCGCTGACGCTCGAGCTCGGTTACGCCAGAGGCCTCGATTTTGCTGGCGCGCTCAAGGATGGTCCGAATCTTCCGCGCGAAGCACCGCGTGCGCAGTTCGAGAAGTACAAGTACGGCTACTACTTCAGCCGCCCTTTCCAGGTCGCAGGCCTTGATCTCGCAGTTACCAGCCAGCTGACCGGACAGATCGCAAAAGACACCCTGTACGGCTCGGAGCAGTTGTTGATCGGTGGCATCTATACCGTACGTGGCTTCGTTAACAACACGCTTTCGGGTGATCACGGCTACTACGTGCGTAATGAACTCTCACTGCGCCGCACTTTCAGCATGAACGGCACGGCAATGCCGATGCGCTTCTACATGGCGCTCGACCAAGGCGAAGTCAGCAACCGGGTAGCCGGAGTTCCGCAGGGCCTTCTGCAAGGCGGCGCCGTCGGGGTGACGCTGTCCATCAAGGGCGGGAGCCTCGATGTCTTTACAGCCTACCCGATCGACATGCCTGACTTCCTGACGGCCGAAGAGCCCCAGACCTGGGTTCGCCTCAGCTACTCGCTATAAGAGAAACACTGCCATGAACGGACACGCCACCATGAACCGCGCCTTTCGCCTGATCTGGAGCGCCGCCAGAGGCGCATATGTCGTTGCCCCCGAAAGCGCCAAGGGACACGCGAAGAGCAGTTGCACCCCCTCCAGCCGTGCAATGCTGGTCGCGGCCATCGGCTCCGGCCTGTTTGGCGTGTCGTCCTGTGCCTTCGCACAGGTCAATGCAGCCACCACCGTGGTGCCGACCGGTGGAAACACGAACGCCTATATCGCGCCCAACGGCGTCCCGGTCGTCAATATCAACACCGCGAACGCCGCCGGACTGTCCCACAACAAGTACACCCGTTACGACGTCGAGTCAGTTGGCCTTGTGCTCAACAACGGCAATACGTCCGAGATCGCGCGCCAGTCACAACTCGCGGGCCAGGTCATGGCCAACGTAAACCTCGCGGCCGAAGCCCGAGTCATCCTCAACGAAGTCGTGTCGACCCGGCGCAGCACGCTCGCCGGCTTCACCGAAGTGCTCGGCGGGAAGGCCGACGTGATCGTCGCCAACCCCAACGGTATTACCTGTTCGGGTTGCGGCTTCATCAATACCGACCGCGCCACGCTCACCACCGGCATGCCAGGCTTCAATGCGGACGGCAGTCTTTCCCATTTCACCGTCACCCGCGGCGATATCCTGATCAACGGCACCGGACTCAATGCGAGCGCACAGCAAACGCTGGACCTCGTAACCCGTTCGATCAGGATCGACAGCCAGATAAACACCGCTGCCGACGGCTCGATCGGGGTCACGACGGGCGCCAACAAGTGGAGCTACGCAAGCCGTTCAGTAACGGGAACAGCAACCGCAGAAGGCGCCACACCCGAATACGCGATCGACTCCAGCGCCCTGGGCGGCATGTACGCGGGCCGCATCCGGCTGATCGCGACCGAGGCTGGCGTAGGTGTGCGCATGCTCGGCGAAGCCGCAGCCACGGTCGACGATTTCACCCTGACCAGTGCCGGAAAGATCGAAATTCAGTCGACGATCAGCGCGGCCCGCGACAACAGCATTGCGTCCACCGCAGCGAGCGGAGCCGACGATGTGCTGCTCAACGGCAGCGGCGCGAAGCTCTCAGCGGGCAACGACCTCGCCATCACCGCAACGGCCGGACAGGTCCGCCTGGCAGAAGGCGAGCTGTTCGCATCCAGCGACCTGAGTGTCGATGCTGCAACGATGAGCGATGCATCCACGGGCAAGGTGCGCTTTGCCGGCAAGGACTCGAGCGTCAACCTCAGTGGTGCAGCGAGCGCAAACGGATCGGTCTGGGGCGCGGGTGGCGATCTCGAGATCACCGCCGCAGACATTCAGACCAGCAACGGCGCCCGGCTCTACAGCGGCGCAAATAGTGCAGCGACAAGCCGCAGTCTGAGCATCCGGGCCACGAGCGGCGATATCGACCTCGACGATACCGCAGTCCTGAGCACCGATGATGTGACATTGACCGCGAGCAACGGTGAGGTTGCACTTTCAGCCAGTACTGACGTTCAGGTTGCCGACGACCTCTCGGTCACTGCGATCATGGTCGTCAATAGTGGCGATGTCGCGGCGGGTGGTGATATCGAGGTGATTGCCCAAAGCGGTGGTTTCATCAACAGCGGTCGCGTTGAGTCTGGCGGCGAACTTGGCGTGGGCGACGCTACGCGCGCCACCGACCTGTTCAACCAGTCAGGCGGCGAACTGCTTGGCAAGACGCTTTCGGTGAACGCGGACACCGTTGAAAACAGCGGTACGGTACAGGCGGTCGATCGCACCACGGTCGATGCCACACGATTCATCAATAGCGCCGGTTCGAGCTTCATCGCATCAACGACCTCGGCCGTTTCCGGCGTCGGTGACTTCAACATCAGTAGCACTTTCGACAACAGGGGACTGGTCCAGTCCGCCGGCGCACTCGACATTCAGGCGGGCTACACGCTCACCAACAGTGGGCAGATACTGGCGCTCCGGACCGGCAATGGAGGCAGTAACGGGGACCTCGACCTCAATGCGTGGACCATCGACAACAGCGGCACCATCGACGGGGGCGGCCTGCTGAACGCAACGGCAACGGCCACTACCGGAACGAGCTTTACCAACAGTGGCGCATTGCAGGCGGGCGGTGCGATGCGCCTCGATGTCGGTAACGCGTT
This genomic interval from Parazoarcus communis contains the following:
- a CDS encoding ShlB/FhaC/HecB family hemolysin secretion/activation protein; translation: MTRLAAVTALTKWVTPQLLHGFNRSLPVLVALALTLTLIPQARAQAPAQADRDAAARQAEILQRQDELRRRQELERQIPPDRSGGGIDTRGLMPPVDASGAGLTCREIDKISISGAPNLSTSTRERIESAFSGRCLGVSEIEQILALITQDYIFRGFVTTRAYLPQQDLSTGQLEILVIEGVIEKILLEDGAEGSVRASNAFPVSAGELLNLRDIEQGMEQINRLASNNAVMDIRPGDAPGGSVVAVRNEPTTPFHASLSYDNQGSKSTGDEQYGVSLSADRLFGLNEFLLYSHRQSAPHDEDRKLSESNSLTFVLPLGYSTFTFTKSESRYVSMVNAPSGLDLQTSGTSESDIWRLDRTVFRDQTSRVGLAGTLTMKSSKNYLEGLLLGVSSRRLSIFDLDTTLTTGFLGGSLTLELGYARGLDFAGALKDGPNLPREAPRAQFEKYKYGYYFSRPFQVAGLDLAVTSQLTGQIAKDTLYGSEQLLIGGIYTVRGFVNNTLSGDHGYYVRNELSLRRTFSMNGTAMPMRFYMALDQGEVSNRVAGVPQGLLQGGAVGVTLSIKGGSLDVFTAYPIDMPDFLTAEEPQTWVRLSYSL